The Lysinibacillus irui sequence GATGATGATTAGTAATATGGCTGCAGGGATACTAGCGATTAAAACAGGCTTTAAAGGGCCGAGCTTTTCACCTGTTTCAGCTTGTGCAACTGGAAACCAAGCCATTGGTGAAGCTTTTTTAGCTATTCGACATGGCTATGCTGATGGTATTTTGGCAGGTGGAGCAGAGGCACCCATTAATCCACTAAGCTTTGCAGGATTCTCACGTATGAAAGCTATGTCTACAAGAAATGAGGAGCCAACAAAAGCGAGTCGTCCATTTGATAGCGCACGAGATGGCTTTGTCATGTCAGAGGGGGCTGGAATCGTGTTCCTAGAGGAATATGAACATGCCAAACAAAGAGGTGCAACCATTCTTGGAGAGATAGTAGGCTATGGAGTTACGACAGATGCTTATCATATTACATCACCGGATTATACGGGAGCTGCCAATGCCATGAATTTAGCTTTAAAAATGGGCGAAATTGATGTATCAGCTGTCGATTATATCAATGCACATGGTACTGGTACGCCAGAGGGTGATAAATCCGAAACAAAGGCGATTAAAAGTGTCTTTGGCAACGATGCCTATCAATTAAAAGTAAGCTCCACAAAATCGATGACTGGACATCTTTTTGGAGCAGCCGGCGGTATCGAGGCGATCATTACCTTAAAAAGTATCATGGAGAATATCATTCCACCTACAATCAATTATGACACGCCAGATCCCGAGTGTGATTTAAATTATGTGCCAAACGAGGCGCTTCATCAAACGGTCAACATTGCTTTAACCAATGGCTTTGGCTTTGGTGGTCATAATGCAGTACTAGCCTTTAAAAAGTTTGAGGAATAAAATAATAGAAAGAGGATGACAAGGATGGTATGGAATTGGATGTTCATACCATCCTTTCTATTTTAATGTATAATTATGGATGAACGGTTTCAGAGAAAGGGGTTTTATATGAAGTACGAACTATATGGAGACCAACAAAGTAATATTACTATTCTTGCCATACCAGCATTAGGGGAACGAACAGAATTTTATCGTCCATTGGCCAAGCAAATGTTCAAATCGTTCGTAATGGTCATCACTATTTACCTTTAACCCATACGGAGGAAGTAACAAGTTTTCTACAAATTAATTTAGTAAGAAGTTTGTAATTATATAAGTTTTTCTTATGATGTATTAGCAGAAAAACAATATTCTTCTTATGACTGTTATGTGTTAAATTGAGGGAAAGGGGGTTGAAAGATGAAAATTTTTGATGCACATTTTCATATTATCGATTTAAACTTTCCGATTAATGAAAATCAAGGATACACACCACCGAGCTACATAGTAAATGATTATCTAAAGGCAACTAGTCATTTACATATAGGGGGAGGAGCCATTGTTTCAGGATCTTTCCAAGGTTTTGACCAAGCCTATCTAGTTAAAGCATTGACACAGCTAGGTCCCTCATTCTGTGGTGTGACGCAATTACCGTATACTGTGACGGATGAAGAAATAGTAGATTTACATAACAATGGGGTAAGAGCATTACGCTTTAATATTAAACGAGGTGGCTCAGAGGATGTATCTAAGCTAGATCGCTTTGCTAGAAGAGTGTATGATTTGGTAGGCTGGCATAGTGAATTGTATATCGATGCTAAATCGTTACCGGATATTGCTTCAACCATTGAAGCATTACCCGCTATATCTATCGACCATTTAGGGCTATCGGAGGAAGGGCTTCCTCATTTAGTCAAGCTAGTGGATAAGGGCGTACGGGTGAAAGCGACTGGTTTTGGACGTGTGGAACTCGATGTCAAAAAAGCTTTACAAACTATTTATAACGTCAATCCAGATGCGCTTATGTTTGGGACAGATCTGCCATCCACAAGAGCAAAACGTCCTTTTAATAATGCAGACATAGAATTGATTCAACAGCTTTTTGATGAACAGGCTGTTGCTAAAATTCTCTATCAGAATGCGATGCAATGGTATTTCAAATAAATAATAAAATCCTCTACCTAATGATCGGTAGAGGATTTTTTATAGAAATTAGCTTAAGCCTTGACTATCTTTCCATTCTAAAAATTCATCATATGTTAATTGCTTATCTAAAATAGAGCCGTCTTCACGGATTTCGATGACACGGTTCGCAATTGTTTGGATGAACTGATGGTCATGAGATGTGAAAATCATAGCGCCTTTGAAACGAATTAAGCCTTCATTTAAAGCTTGAATTGATTCAAGGTCAAGGTGGTTCGTTGGTTCATCTAGTAAAATAACGTTTGCTGTCGCAAGCATCATTTTTGATAGCATACAACGTACTTTTTCTCCCCCTGATAAAACAGAAGGGGATTTTTTTACTTCCTCGCCTGAGAATAGCATGCGTCCTAAGAAACCACGTAGGAAGCTTTCTGTTTCATCATCAGGTGAGTATTGACGTAGCCATTCAACTAATGATTTCTCAGAACCCTCGAAGTACTTATCATGATCGTTTTCGAAGTAGCTTTGAGATGTTGTGACACCCCATTTAAATGTACCAGCATCCGCTTCTCTTTCTTCCATTAAAATATCAAGAAGGGCTGTTTTTGCCATAGGGCTACCAAGTAAAACGATTTTATCTTCTTTGTTCATAGAAAAACGAATATCTTTAAATAACGTTTCGCCATCTTGAGTAGCTGTAAGGCCATCGACTGTTAAAACATCATTACCGATTTCACGGCCAATTTGGAAGTTGATGAATGGATATTTACGGCTTGATGGCTTAATATCATCTAGCTCGATTTTATCCAGCATTTTTTTACGAGATGTCGCTTGCTTCGATTTAGAAGCATTCGCAGAGAATCGTGCGATAAACGCCTGTAATTCTTTAATTTTTTCTTCTTTTTTAGCATTTTGGTCTTGTGCCATTTTTTGTGCTAATTGAGAAGATTCATACCAGAAATCATAGTTACCCACATATAATTGGATTTTAGAGAAGTCCAAGTCCGCAATATGTGTACATACTTTGTTTAAGAAGTGACGGTCATGGGATACAACAATAACTGTGTTCTCAAAGTTAATTAGGAATTCTTCTAACCATTGAATAGCCTTTAAGTCAAGGTGGTTGGTAGGCTCATCGAGTAAAAGAACATCAGGCTGACCGAATAATGCCTGTGCAAGTAATACTTTGACTTTGTCAGAGCCTTCAAGGTCACCCATCAGCATGTAGTGAAGGTCATCTGAAATACCTAAACCGTTTAATAATGTAGCTGCTTCTGAGTCAGCTTCCCAACCGTTTAGCTCTGCAAATTCACCTTCTAGCTCTGCTGCACGCATGCCATCTTCATCTGAGAAGTCTTCCTTAGCATAGATCGCGTCTTTTTCTGTTTTTACATCATAAAGGCGCTTATTCCCCATAATAACAGTATCAAGTACTGTATGCTCATCGTATTCAAAGTGGTTTTGCTTTAGGACGGATAAACGTTCGTCCTTGCCCATTGATACGTGACCTTCCTGTGCTTCAATTTCACCAGAAAGAATTTTTAAGAATGTTGATTTACCAGCACCGTTTGCTCCAATTAAACCGTAGCAATTTCCTGGTGTGAATTTTATATTTACGTCTTCAAATAGTTTACGATCGCCATAGCGAAGACCTACATTACTAACTTGAATCATGCAAGTTCCTCCTTTTTTCACAATGGCTCTAGTATATCATGAAATATGTTCCATAGTCTATAAACATTATTAAATCAAGGTTTTGCGTTCTTTCAACCTATTTTGTTAAACATAAATTGAATAAAGATACAATTAAAAAGTTTTTCTTGATGTAACTTTCTGCAAAGTTGAGACGTCTATATTGTTGTACGATTAACTATTCTTGAAAAAGAATAGAGAAATGACATCATTTACCATGGGGATTTTGGTTGCTTCTTCACAAAGATATCGACTAAAATAATGCTGACTGTTATCAGGTGAACTTAGGTTTCTAATCACCACATGTGTATGTACATAACCCCGTTTGGAATGCCAGCTGATCGTTCCCTTCGATCATTCATACTATTTTTATGCGATTACTACAATTGTCCAATTGGTTGACAAAAAGCATCCAATCCTCATTAATCATTGTATTCATTGATATTAGTAAATCAATTCACATAGAAAAGTTCCGTAGATTAGGTGTGTTTTAATGTACGGTTAAGAGGCTTACATTTGTAGGCAAATGTAGAAATTAGGACATTCAGCTCTTTCAAGAGGTGGAAATGATGATAAAATAAACATGTTTATGGAAAAATTAACTATTGGAGGTACTTTATGGGTAAGGGCTTATTATGGACAGCCACTTGTGTAATAGTAGTTTTACTAGGGTTTGGAAGCTACTATTTTATTAAAGAAATAACAAACTCTATGGCATACAATAAATTAGTGGATGAGTATAAAAAGCCAGAACCAATAAACAATATAGAGGCAGACTATGATGTGATCGTTATTGGTGGAGAACCTGAGGGGGTAGCAGCTGCAGTAGCTGCGGCTCGCAATGGTGCGAAAACATTATTGGTAGAAAAACGACAAGAGCTTGGTGGTTTATTTACATACGGAATGCTGAATTTCCTCGATATCCCTCGTGATGGCCACAATAACTCGATCAGTAAAGGTATTTTCAAAGAGTGGCATGAGCTTGTCAAAGGGAATGACGCTTTTGGCATTGTCGGTGCGAAGGCAGCCTTTAAAAAACTAATTGATGAAGAGCCAAATTTAACCTTATCAGTGCAAACCGAGGTATTGAAAGCGAATGTGAATCAACAGCAAGTAACCTCAGTCGAATTAAAAAATGCGTACGGTACATATGTTGTGACGGGGAAATCTTTTATAGATGCCACACAGGATGCTGATTTTGCTGCAATGTCGAATGTTCCTTTCTTTGTAGGTGGAGAGGATATTGGCATAAAGGATAAACGCATGGCTGTGACTTTAATGCTGCATTTAAAAAATGTAGATTGGGATGAAGTGAAAAAAGCAGCGAAGTCTGACGTATTTGGCGGAGCCAACTTAAATCATACGGTTATGTGGGGCTTCACAAAGCTACATGATGAATACAAGCCTATACAAGAGGGCACGAGATTAAGAGGGTTAAATTTAGCGCGCGTCGATGATGAATATTTTATTAATGCCTTACAAATCTTTGGCATTGATGGCTTGAATGACAACTCCAAACAAGCGGCCATTGCGGCAGGTAAGAAAGAAACGTTACACATTCTCAAATATTTACAGGAAAATTTCCCTGGATTTGAAAAAGCGGAAATTGTCAGCTATCCAGAAGAGCTGTATGTGAGAGAAACAAGACATATTTGGGCCGAATATCAATTACCAATGGCAGATCTTTGGAAAAATAGTGATCAGTGGGATAGTATTGGAATTGCTTCATACCCAGTGGATGTGCAAGCACAGACACCTCATGACTATGGCTACGTCATTGCTGCACCAAAGCAGTATGCCATTCCTTTCCGTTCATTAGTACCGAAGGATATTGATGGCTTGCTAGTGGTTGGACGCTCAGCCGGTTATTCGTCACTGGCAGCTGGTAGTGCGCGTATTGTGCCTACCGGAATGGTAACAGGTGAAGCGGCTGGTACTGCGGCTGCACTAGCTTTGAAAGAGAATATCAGCTTTAGAGACATGAGCAAGGATAAAAAGCTTATTGCCTCTTTAAGAAAGCAGCTCGAAAAACAGGGAGCTTATGTTGATTCATTTTCTGTTGAGTATCCGTATCAAGGAAAATGGTATGATGAAGCCATTCAAACACTCATTAATTACGGTCTTGTAGTAGGTGGCTACGAAAATGATTTAAAAGTCGATAGTAAGGCAACAAAAATTAAGTTTGCTAAAATGCTAAAAGAGAGTATGCTCCGTGCTGGTGGAGAGAGTGCCACAGCTAAGAAGGATCAGCTCGAAATTGTCATTAATAAAGTTTATAATAATGGTGATGAAGCCATTATGAGAGATGAAATGGCACAATATTTGGCTGACGTTCTTTTAGGCAAATCCGATGCTACTAGCTGGGATACGTTGATTGAAAAAGGAATCGTCACGGAAAAAGTGGCGAAGAAAGTCAAAGAGAATAAGAATTTAAAATTAAAAGAGATGTACGCCATCATGGCCGATGTCATTCACTATGTAGAAAAAGAACGTTCCTCCTGATGAGGAGCGTTTTTTCAAAAGGAAAATGAAAATCATATTGACGCCAACTAGAAAGTCCTGTAATATATGTCAAAATCATAAAAAAATTCGATGAAAAAGAGAGTAGTTGATGGGACAGCTGGCAAGCGAGTTAGGGATGGTGTGAGCCTAATACAGAAACCATGAATGAAGCGCACTTTGGAGAAGATTCTCGAACTAGTAGTAGAGAATAGCGGGGCGTCACCTCGTTAACAACGGAAAGTGGTCATAACAATGGCAACTAGAGTGGTACCACGGGATTACTATGCTCTCGTCTCTAATTTATAGAGACGGGGGCTTTTTTATTTGAACAGGAGGATGGGAAAATGAATAAACAAATTGCTAATAGTATTGCAGAAGTTTTTAATCAACAGTTATCGGTGGATGAGATTGAACATTTATTAGAAAAACCAAGAACTTTAGAGCTTGGGGATGTGGCATTTCCGTGCTTTACGTTAGCTAAAACATGGAAGAGATCACCGCAAAGTATTGCCGCGGATATAGCGAATCAGTTAAAAAGTGATGACATCCAGCGTGTGGAGGCTGTGGGTGGCTATGTCAATATTTTTTTGAATCAACAGCAAGTGACGCAGCATGTGTTAAGCAATATCCTGCACGAGAAACACTTATATGGCACCAATCAAACTGCCATGGGACGCGTCGTGTTAGATTTTTCATCGCCCAATATTGCGAAGCCTTTCTCCATGGGACATTTACGTTCAACGGTCATCGGCAATGCATTAGCTAATATTGCTACGAAAAATGGCTATCAAGCGATTCGTATCAATCATCTAGGTGACTGGGGCACCCAATTTGGTAAACTCATCGTGGCGTATCATTATTGGGGTGACAAACAGGCCATTACAGCATCACCGATTGAGGAGTTATTAAAGATTTATGTGAAGTTTCATGAAAAAGCAGAGCAAGATCCAACACTAAACGAACAGGCACGTGCAGCCTTTAAAGCGTTAGAAGACGGCGATGAAGAGGCACTCGCATTATGGCAGTGGTTCAGAGATGTCTCCTTAGTAGAGTTTCAGACAATCTATCAGCTACTCGGCATTGATTTTGATGCCTTTACGGGAGAGGCCTTTTACAATGATAAAATGACAGCCGTTGTGACAGAGCTAAAAGATAAAGAACTCTTAGTAGAATCAGACGGGGCATATGTAGTTGAGTTAGACAATATGCCACCGTGCTTAATTACAAAAACGGATGGAGCTACGCTTTATGCAACGCGTGACTTAGCTGCAGCCTTCTATCGTCAACAGCACTACCAGCCAGAAAAGATTTTCTACGTGGTCGGTAATGAGCAATCACTACACTTTAAGCAACTATTTCGAGTCATCGACAAAATGGGCTATGCTTGGGCAAACCGTCTACACCACGTACCATTTGGGATGATGCTTAAGGATGGTAAAAAAATGTCTACACGTAAAGGCAAAGTGGTGTTGCTTGCTGATGTGCTCAAAGAGGCTATTGCAACGGCCAAGCACAATATTGAAGAAAAGAACCCTCATTTACCAAATAAAGAACAAGTAGCACAGCAAGTAGGGGTAGGTGCGGTCATTTTCAATGATTTAAAATATCATCGCCAAAATGATATTGAATTCTCAATCGAACAAATGATGAATTTTGAAGGAGAAACAGGGCCATATGTGCAATACACCTACGCACGTCTGTGTTCCATTTTAGAAAAAGTCGAGGTACCATCACATGACGTGACTCTCGAAGCATTAGGTGAGCAGGCTTGGCCGATTATTTTATTATTAGAACAATTTCCTAACGTGGTGGTCACAGCTTTTGAACAGGCAGATCCGTCGCTAATAGCAAAGTTCGCGTTACAGCTTGCACGTTTATTGAATAAATATTATGCACAACATAAAATATTAGCCGATGATGCACAACAAACATCACGTATAGCACTATGTTATTGTGTCGCAATCATCTTAAAAGAATCACTCACTTTATTGGGCATCGAGTCACCTGCAAATATGTGAGGTAGCACGATCATAGATTGTCTTGTCAAAGTCGCAGTAGAGAGGATATTGAACAAATGGTGAAAAAACAATGGACCGTTTCGCTCATACTGGTGGTAGTAAGTATATTTTTAATTGCGCTCAATATGAGACCAGCAGTAACAGCAATCGGACCACTATTTAACGTATTAGCATCAGCCTTGCATGTCTCCAATACGAGCATCAGTTTACTAACTTCAATTCCCGTTTTTTGTATGGGATTATTTGCTCCACTTGCTGTACCTCTTCAACGAAAGCTTGGGACGAAATCGTCTATCACACTGTTAGGCGTTATCCTTGTTGTAGCGAATGGATTGCGTTTTTTTAAAGAAAGCTATCAATTACTAGTGATCACCAGTTTTATGGCAGGTTTGGCTATCGCTATAATTGGTCCGATATTAAATGCGTATATTAAGAAAAAATTTCCGCAGCGTTTTACGGCAGTGATTGGTATCTATTCATTTGGCATTGGGGTAGGGGCTACCTTAAGTGCAGCGTTAACTGTTGCTTTTTATCATGCTTTTGCTAATAGTTGGACCATTGCACTTGGGCTATGGGTCCTACTAGCTATTGTCGCAGTTGTCTTTTGGTTATTGGCCATTCCAACAGAGCAGCCAGAGTTTGGGCAAAACTTGGAAACGTCTGAACAGAGTCGGAATCCGTGGACATCTAGACGTGCCTGGGTGATTTTACTGTACTTTGGTTTACAAACGTCGCTGTTTTTCTCCATCATGTCTTGGCTCACACCTCTTCTGCAGGATAAAGGCTCGACACTAGAGGCAGCTAGTACCATGCTCACATGTATGTCAATTGTGCAAATGATTGGAAATATGGCTGTGCCAGTATTCATGGAAAAATGGCCAAATCGAATGGCTTGGATTCGAGCATTAGGCTTAGTAGGCGTCATTGGATTTACACTATTGTGGCTCACATCAGGGACCCTTTTATGGTTAGCTGTTTTATTGATTGGCATAGTCTTAAGTGGTCTATTTCCGATTGGCTTGTTGTTACCACTTGATGAGGCTCAAAACGATCAAGAGGCCAATAGCTGGTCCTCGATGGTGCTATCAGGTGGCTTTATGCTGAGTGCCATAATCCCAATCATGATTGGGGTTGGCTATGACATAACAGGCAACCATATGTGGACATATGTCATCTTTCTTGTGTTGATGGTAGGCATTATAGCAACGACAGAACTGTTAAAAAAATAAGAGGATATGCGTTAACGGTAAACCGTTCAGTTCAGTGGTAAAAAAGTTCAAAATAACATTGGATATTGCGACATATTTTACAATGAAATTATCACTACAATTAACATAGTAATTAGCATTGATTTTGACATAAAAAAGGACTTAGTTCACTTAATGAACTAAGTCCTTTTAAATTACATCGGCTATTTATAATGGAAAATAAGCCTCTGTTTGTTGAACAAGACGTTTTGTTTACCCTTCAACGATTGCAAGATACTTTTTGATTTCTCCCTCAGATTCAATAATTAAAATATCTTCTCTTTCTTTTGTAGAAAAAATCTTTGCACCAACAGGAAGTTTATTTGACATTTCATCTTTAAAATTCGTACCAGTATCATTTTTTGTTTTAATTTCACTGACTTGAACATCTTTTGTTAAAGATAATTTTTCTACCCAATCAATATTAGCCTTATAAATTACGCCCTTATATTGAAAGATATCAGCATTAGAATCCAAAGTTAATACTTCTTCGGCGTCGATACTATCATTCGTCACTGTTGTAGTTCCCCCTTGAATATTACAGCCTGTAATCATAAATAATGCTAATACAATTAAACCGTAGAAATATTTTTTTGATTTCATTTTAATCACCTCTATTACATAGACTTGAATTATCTGGAAAAGTTACAAATATTCCATAACACCAGTGAAATACAGGTGTCATTTGAAATTAAATAGTAACTGGACATTCATTCATCATTTATAGATAATATACTCCCAAGAATACACCTTAGAAGCCAAACAAAGTCGTTGTACAGGTGTTTCATCTTTTCCATTCGTTTTAAAATGCAGACAGAAGTTATAAAAATAGCCTGCTAATTACAATGAAATTAGCAGGCTATTTCTTTTTTTTTTGAAAATTATTTTCCGATTCAGTTATCCTCCAATTCTCACAACAAATGTTATGTTTCATAAAAAATAATAGGTAGAATGAAATAAATAGAGACAAGTTGCTGCATTTTTCTAATATTGATTTTTAAATAATAATATTATGTAAACTTGAAACATCACCATTCCTTGATTATGATAGACAATAGAGAATGATGAAAAGAAAGTTTTGGTGAAAGTATGTATAAAAAAGTGCTCGTGTTAGGAGCGACAGCTTTACTCATCACAGGCTGTGATAGTCAAATAGGAGCAGGCTGGTTTCAAAGTAAAAAGGCAGAAGTCCACAAAGAGAGATCGATTGTCGAGCAAGAAGAAAGAATTATTCCAGAAGTAAAAGTTATCGGAGAGCATGGTGTTGGGGCAGGCATTATAATTAAACAACAGGATGATCATCTGTTCATTTTAACGAGTGGAGCACTTGTCGCATCCAAACCAACGGCTCTTATCCAGTTCGGTCAAAATAAGTTAGTGGCAGCAGATGTTCATTTCATGTCAACAGCACATAATATGGCCCTTTTACAAGTTTCGTATCAAGCAAATGTCCAAGTGCCCAAAATCTATGAAGGGGAACTTAATCAGCTAGCAGTTTATGTCAATGGCATGCCCTATACCATTCAGAAATACCAAGATAAAGTAGCGGCTTATTATATTCAAGCAGAAGAAGCCCTACCTTTAGGAAGCCCTGTTATGGAGGCAAACAACGGGGCTATTGTTGGACTTTATTTTAATCGTCAGCAACAAGGTGAGTCCCAACCATACATACTGCCAATAAAGGAAGTCCAGTCCTTTGTGGAGGAGTGGATTGAAGATGGCATGACACCTAGTGTTCGTTTATCCCAATCTAAAAACCTATATCCTTATATTGAACAGGGTGATAAGGAAGCAGTACAGCAAGCTATCGACCAATATGGCGAAAATATCTTTGCCTATAATACGGATGAAATTAAGCTATTTTTAGATACGTTCCATAAGTATTTAAAGGGGGCAGTGGCCATTCAGGATGCAAGTGTCATGGAACCAATCGTTGGATCAGAAGATTTACAGGAAACCCTTACAAGTATGGTTGCCTATTATGCCTCCAAACAGGCGAAGATCCATTTCTCTGATACGAGCATACAGGATATTCAAGTGGAAGAATCCCATCTCCTTGTGAGAGCCAAAACGGAATATATACTAACGAATGCTGCTGGGCAGGAAGCGCTTGCCCACTCCATCATGCTGTATGAATTAGAAAAAAATGACCAGGGCGAGTACAAGCTACTTCGTCTAACAACCGAGGAGTGAATTGTACATGGAGCAAGCAAGACAAATGCTACAGCATCATTTTGGCTATGACGCCTTTCGTCAAGGACAAGCCCAAATTATTGAACAAACATTACAAGGGCAATCAAGCCTATGCGTAATGCCAACAGGTGGAGGGAAGTCCATTTGCTATCAAATTCCTGCCTTAATGCTAGAGGGCTTAACCATTGTTATTTCGCCGCTTATTTCCTTGATGCAAGATCAGGTCGAGGCGTTACGTGCGGCGAACATTCCTGCTGCTTATATTAATAGTACATTGACAGCACAGGAAGTAGATGAAACGATGCAACTAGCTAGTGCTGGGTATTTAAAACTTCTATATATTGCACCGGAGCGACTAGAAAGTACTAC is a genomic window containing:
- the fabF gene encoding beta-ketoacyl-ACP synthase II, encoding MVRRVVVTGYGVVSPLGNTVSALWENIKEGKSGIDKIHAEEFSGINTQIAGTITDFDAAQYMDKKELSKYDRFVQYAIAASQQALEQANLNMEQVDKERLGVYIGSGIGGIDTILANHQAFIENGPRKVSPFMVPMMISNMAAGILAIKTGFKGPSFSPVSACATGNQAIGEAFLAIRHGYADGILAGGAEAPINPLSFAGFSRMKAMSTRNEEPTKASRPFDSARDGFVMSEGAGIVFLEEYEHAKQRGATILGEIVGYGVTTDAYHITSPDYTGAANAMNLALKMGEIDVSAVDYINAHGTGTPEGDKSETKAIKSVFGNDAYQLKVSSTKSMTGHLFGAAGGIEAIITLKSIMENIIPPTINYDTPDPECDLNYVPNEALHQTVNIALTNGFGFGGHNAVLAFKKFEE
- a CDS encoding amidohydrolase family protein; the protein is MKIFDAHFHIIDLNFPINENQGYTPPSYIVNDYLKATSHLHIGGGAIVSGSFQGFDQAYLVKALTQLGPSFCGVTQLPYTVTDEEIVDLHNNGVRALRFNIKRGGSEDVSKLDRFARRVYDLVGWHSELYIDAKSLPDIASTIEALPAISIDHLGLSEEGLPHLVKLVDKGVRVKATGFGRVELDVKKALQTIYNVNPDALMFGTDLPSTRAKRPFNNADIELIQQLFDEQAVAKILYQNAMQWYFK
- a CDS encoding ABC-F family ATP-binding cassette domain-containing protein yields the protein MIQVSNVGLRYGDRKLFEDVNIKFTPGNCYGLIGANGAGKSTFLKILSGEIEAQEGHVSMGKDERLSVLKQNHFEYDEHTVLDTVIMGNKRLYDVKTEKDAIYAKEDFSDEDGMRAAELEGEFAELNGWEADSEAATLLNGLGISDDLHYMLMGDLEGSDKVKVLLAQALFGQPDVLLLDEPTNHLDLKAIQWLEEFLINFENTVIVVSHDRHFLNKVCTHIADLDFSKIQLYVGNYDFWYESSQLAQKMAQDQNAKKEEKIKELQAFIARFSANASKSKQATSRKKMLDKIELDDIKPSSRKYPFINFQIGREIGNDVLTVDGLTATQDGETLFKDIRFSMNKEDKIVLLGSPMAKTALLDILMEEREADAGTFKWGVTTSQSYFENDHDKYFEGSEKSLVEWLRQYSPDDETESFLRGFLGRMLFSGEEVKKSPSVLSGGEKVRCMLSKMMLATANVILLDEPTNHLDLESIQALNEGLIRFKGAMIFTSHDHQFIQTIANRVIEIREDGSILDKQLTYDEFLEWKDSQGLS
- a CDS encoding FAD-dependent oxidoreductase, translating into MGKGLLWTATCVIVVLLGFGSYYFIKEITNSMAYNKLVDEYKKPEPINNIEADYDVIVIGGEPEGVAAAVAAARNGAKTLLVEKRQELGGLFTYGMLNFLDIPRDGHNNSISKGIFKEWHELVKGNDAFGIVGAKAAFKKLIDEEPNLTLSVQTEVLKANVNQQQVTSVELKNAYGTYVVTGKSFIDATQDADFAAMSNVPFFVGGEDIGIKDKRMAVTLMLHLKNVDWDEVKKAAKSDVFGGANLNHTVMWGFTKLHDEYKPIQEGTRLRGLNLARVDDEYFINALQIFGIDGLNDNSKQAAIAAGKKETLHILKYLQENFPGFEKAEIVSYPEELYVRETRHIWAEYQLPMADLWKNSDQWDSIGIASYPVDVQAQTPHDYGYVIAAPKQYAIPFRSLVPKDIDGLLVVGRSAGYSSLAAGSARIVPTGMVTGEAAGTAAALALKENISFRDMSKDKKLIASLRKQLEKQGAYVDSFSVEYPYQGKWYDEAIQTLINYGLVVGGYENDLKVDSKATKIKFAKMLKESMLRAGGESATAKKDQLEIVINKVYNNGDEAIMRDEMAQYLADVLLGKSDATSWDTLIEKGIVTEKVAKKVKENKNLKLKEMYAIMADVIHYVEKERSS
- the argS gene encoding arginine--tRNA ligase produces the protein MNKQIANSIAEVFNQQLSVDEIEHLLEKPRTLELGDVAFPCFTLAKTWKRSPQSIAADIANQLKSDDIQRVEAVGGYVNIFLNQQQVTQHVLSNILHEKHLYGTNQTAMGRVVLDFSSPNIAKPFSMGHLRSTVIGNALANIATKNGYQAIRINHLGDWGTQFGKLIVAYHYWGDKQAITASPIEELLKIYVKFHEKAEQDPTLNEQARAAFKALEDGDEEALALWQWFRDVSLVEFQTIYQLLGIDFDAFTGEAFYNDKMTAVVTELKDKELLVESDGAYVVELDNMPPCLITKTDGATLYATRDLAAAFYRQQHYQPEKIFYVVGNEQSLHFKQLFRVIDKMGYAWANRLHHVPFGMMLKDGKKMSTRKGKVVLLADVLKEAIATAKHNIEEKNPHLPNKEQVAQQVGVGAVIFNDLKYHRQNDIEFSIEQMMNFEGETGPYVQYTYARLCSILEKVEVPSHDVTLEALGEQAWPIILLLEQFPNVVVTAFEQADPSLIAKFALQLARLLNKYYAQHKILADDAQQTSRIALCYCVAIILKESLTLLGIESPANM
- a CDS encoding MFS transporter; this translates as MVKKQWTVSLILVVVSIFLIALNMRPAVTAIGPLFNVLASALHVSNTSISLLTSIPVFCMGLFAPLAVPLQRKLGTKSSITLLGVILVVANGLRFFKESYQLLVITSFMAGLAIAIIGPILNAYIKKKFPQRFTAVIGIYSFGIGVGATLSAALTVAFYHAFANSWTIALGLWVLLAIVAVVFWLLAIPTEQPEFGQNLETSEQSRNPWTSRRAWVILLYFGLQTSLFFSIMSWLTPLLQDKGSTLEAASTMLTCMSIVQMIGNMAVPVFMEKWPNRMAWIRALGLVGVIGFTLLWLTSGTLLWLAVLLIGIVLSGLFPIGLLLPLDEAQNDQEANSWSSMVLSGGFMLSAIIPIMIGVGYDITGNHMWTYVIFLVLMVGIIATTELLKK
- a CDS encoding TcaA NTF2-like domain-containing protein is translated as MYKKVLVLGATALLITGCDSQIGAGWFQSKKAEVHKERSIVEQEERIIPEVKVIGEHGVGAGIIIKQQDDHLFILTSGALVASKPTALIQFGQNKLVAADVHFMSTAHNMALLQVSYQANVQVPKIYEGELNQLAVYVNGMPYTIQKYQDKVAAYYIQAEEALPLGSPVMEANNGAIVGLYFNRQQQGESQPYILPIKEVQSFVEEWIEDGMTPSVRLSQSKNLYPYIEQGDKEAVQQAIDQYGENIFAYNTDEIKLFLDTFHKYLKGAVAIQDASVMEPIVGSEDLQETLTSMVAYYASKQAKIHFSDTSIQDIQVEESHLLVRAKTEYILTNAAGQEALAHSIMLYELEKNDQGEYKLLRLTTEE